The following are encoded in a window of Roseimaritima ulvae genomic DNA:
- a CDS encoding c-type cytochrome has translation MKNPLPIIFSLVLLCAVGLSQSASAAGLGATPADAFRLPEGFEVEMLYEVPRDSEGSWVSLTVDPQGRLLTCDQYGGLFRITLATDDQPLKVEPVKADIGMAQGLLFAFDSLYVNVNGSRKPGNSGGVFRLQDKDGDDEYETVEHILPLNNGGEHGPHALILSPDGKQIYLCAGNNTFLPKQIPHSRVPRHWDEDHLLGRMPDARGHNADRMAPGGFVAKMDPDGGNFEVIATGFRNEYDIAFNPAGELFTYDADMEWDVGTPWYRPTRVNHVVSGGEFGWRNGTGKWPEYYVDSVGAAVNIGPGSPTGVCFGTGAKFPAKYQRAMYILDWSYGNIFAVHLNADGSTYSGEYETFATAAPLPVTDIVIHPDDGNMYFTIGGRRTQSALYRVRYVGNESTAAAEPLDTPQAQSLREVRHQLEKLHLNPEASAANVDKAIDHLSHGDRQIRYAARIALEHQPVASWRDRIAQLEDANAKVVGVAALARCGEPSDLDTALQVLQTVHFADAPVALQLDLLRAYSLAFIRLGEPSDAQREAIVAALNDQFPGRDPRLNRELAMVLTYLQAPNIVTRVVDQLLSGPSQEDQIHFAFVLRDVESGWQPEDRERYFGWFRDVASSRGGMSFGGFLENIRQAAIGQLSDEQKESLGKILDKPEPRDPLADLEPRDLVKQWQVSDLAEAITDDAHKADFERGKQMFAVAQCYKCHRIGTQGGILGPDLTGAGGRFSPKDLLTAIIDPNQSVSDQYAATQFLTDAGEVVVGKIVNMNGNNIQVLTNMLDPSQLKSVNRDTVESAQLSRTSMMPTGLLDSLTKEEIQDLMVYLRAGGNAQHELYGKP, from the coding sequence ATGAAGAACCCTCTTCCCATCATCTTCAGCCTCGTGCTGCTGTGCGCCGTCGGGCTCAGCCAATCGGCATCTGCCGCCGGCTTGGGGGCTACCCCCGCCGACGCCTTCCGTTTGCCGGAAGGTTTTGAAGTCGAAATGCTGTACGAGGTTCCCCGAGACAGTGAAGGCTCCTGGGTCAGCCTGACCGTGGATCCTCAAGGACGTTTGCTGACGTGCGATCAGTACGGCGGCCTGTTCCGCATCACCTTGGCCACGGACGATCAACCGCTGAAAGTGGAACCGGTCAAAGCCGACATCGGCATGGCACAGGGTTTACTGTTTGCGTTCGATTCGCTGTACGTCAACGTCAACGGCAGCCGCAAGCCCGGCAACTCGGGCGGCGTGTTTCGCCTGCAAGACAAAGACGGTGATGATGAATATGAAACCGTCGAACACATCCTGCCGCTGAACAACGGTGGTGAGCACGGTCCCCACGCCTTGATACTCAGCCCTGACGGCAAGCAGATCTATTTGTGCGCGGGCAACAACACTTTTCTTCCCAAACAGATCCCCCACAGCCGCGTGCCTCGTCATTGGGACGAAGACCATCTGCTCGGACGCATGCCCGATGCTCGCGGCCACAATGCCGACCGCATGGCACCGGGCGGGTTTGTCGCCAAGATGGATCCCGATGGCGGGAACTTTGAAGTCATCGCCACCGGGTTTCGCAACGAGTACGACATCGCCTTTAACCCCGCCGGCGAATTGTTCACCTACGACGCCGACATGGAATGGGATGTTGGTACGCCTTGGTACCGCCCCACCCGTGTCAATCACGTCGTCAGTGGTGGCGAGTTTGGTTGGCGCAACGGCACCGGCAAATGGCCCGAATACTACGTCGACAGTGTCGGCGCGGCGGTCAACATCGGTCCTGGCTCGCCGACCGGCGTGTGCTTCGGCACCGGCGCCAAATTCCCCGCCAAGTACCAACGCGCCATGTACATTCTGGACTGGAGTTACGGCAACATCTTTGCCGTCCACCTGAATGCCGATGGCAGCACCTACAGCGGCGAATACGAAACCTTCGCCACCGCCGCGCCGCTGCCGGTGACCGACATCGTGATCCATCCCGATGACGGAAACATGTACTTCACCATCGGTGGTCGCCGCACTCAATCGGCTCTGTACCGCGTGCGGTACGTGGGCAACGAATCGACCGCCGCAGCCGAACCGCTTGATACCCCCCAAGCTCAATCACTGCGTGAGGTCCGGCATCAACTGGAAAAATTGCACCTGAATCCGGAAGCCTCGGCGGCCAATGTCGACAAAGCGATCGACCATCTGAGCCACGGCGACCGCCAGATTCGCTACGCCGCCCGCATCGCCCTGGAACACCAACCGGTGGCTTCCTGGCGTGACCGGATCGCCCAACTGGAAGACGCCAACGCTAAAGTGGTGGGCGTCGCTGCGCTGGCTCGCTGCGGAGAGCCGTCGGACCTAGACACGGCCCTGCAAGTCCTGCAAACGGTCCACTTCGCCGACGCACCGGTCGCACTGCAATTGGATCTGCTGCGAGCTTACAGCTTGGCGTTCATCCGCTTGGGCGAGCCCAGCGACGCGCAGCGTGAAGCCATCGTGGCGGCGTTGAACGATCAATTCCCCGGTCGCGATCCACGCTTGAATCGCGAATTGGCAATGGTGCTGACTTACCTGCAGGCCCCTAACATCGTCACGCGAGTCGTCGATCAATTGCTGAGCGGGCCTTCGCAAGAAGATCAGATTCACTTCGCCTTTGTGCTCCGCGACGTCGAATCGGGTTGGCAGCCGGAAGATCGCGAACGCTACTTTGGCTGGTTCCGCGACGTTGCTTCCTCGCGTGGCGGGATGTCCTTCGGCGGCTTTCTGGAAAATATCCGACAAGCCGCAATCGGCCAGCTCTCGGACGAACAGAAAGAATCGCTGGGCAAAATTCTGGACAAGCCCGAACCGCGCGATCCCCTGGCCGACCTGGAACCACGCGATCTGGTCAAACAGTGGCAGGTTTCGGATCTGGCCGAAGCGATCACCGACGACGCTCACAAGGCCGACTTCGAACGCGGCAAGCAGATGTTTGCTGTCGCCCAGTGCTACAAGTGTCATCGCATCGGTACCCAGGGCGGTATCCTCGGTCCGGACCTGACTGGTGCCGGCGGACGCTTCAGCCCCAAAGACCTGTTGACCGCGATCATTGACCCCAACCAGTCGGTCAGCGATCAATACGCCGCCACACAGTTCCTCACCGATGCGGGGGAAGTGGTGGTCGGCAAGATCGTCAATATGAACGGCAACAACATTCAGGTGCTGACCAACATGCTGGACCCCAGTCAGTTGAAGTCCGTCAATCGTGATACGGTTGAATCGGCGCAACTGTCTCGAACCAGCATGATGCCCACCGGTCTGCTGGACAGCCTGACCAAGGAAGAAATTCAGGATCTGATGGTCTACCTGCGAGCCGGCGGCAACGCCCAGCACGAGCTGTATGGCAAGCCATAA
- a CDS encoding hydroxypyruvate isomerase family protein, whose product MNVDAKQGRLQQSVCQWCYGHMPLEELAAEVARRGMVGIDLLEPKQFAAVKQHGLVCTMVTSHPLEDGLCDPQFHDMCHERLTASIEATAAEGWKNVICFTGNARGIDRETGMRNCIAALEKILPLAESKGVTLVMELLNSRVDHPDYMCDRSEWGVELVRRLGSKHFGLLFDIYHMQIMEGDIIRTIQQHHDAFVHYHTAGNPGRHELDDQQELRYPPIARAIADTGFEGFLAHEFVAKSDPLDALSDAVRQCTV is encoded by the coding sequence ATGAACGTCGATGCGAAACAGGGCCGACTGCAGCAGTCGGTCTGCCAGTGGTGTTATGGACACATGCCGCTGGAAGAGCTGGCCGCCGAAGTCGCTCGCCGGGGCATGGTGGGCATCGACCTGCTGGAACCCAAACAATTCGCGGCGGTCAAACAGCATGGTCTGGTCTGCACGATGGTCACTTCGCACCCGCTGGAAGACGGCCTCTGCGATCCGCAGTTCCACGACATGTGCCATGAACGGCTGACCGCGTCGATCGAAGCCACGGCGGCCGAGGGCTGGAAAAACGTGATTTGTTTTACCGGCAACGCCCGCGGCATCGACCGCGAAACGGGCATGCGAAACTGCATCGCGGCCCTGGAAAAAATCCTCCCGCTGGCCGAATCCAAGGGCGTGACCTTGGTCATGGAACTGCTCAATAGCCGCGTCGATCACCCCGACTATATGTGCGACCGCTCGGAGTGGGGTGTGGAACTGGTCCGCCGCTTGGGCAGCAAACACTTTGGGTTGCTGTTTGATATCTACCACATGCAGATCATGGAAGGAGACATCATTCGCACCATCCAACAACATCACGACGCTTTTGTCCATTATCATACAGCCGGCAATCCCGGCCGACATGAATTGGATGACCAGCAAGAACTGCGTTATCCGCCGATCGCCCGGGCCATTGCGGACACCGGTTTCGAGGGCTTCTTAGCGCACGAGTTTGTCGCCAAAAGCGACCCGCTGGATGCACTCTCCGACGCCGTCCGCCAATGCACCGTATAG
- a CDS encoding c-type cytochrome domain-containing protein → MLRYPFSRLLAGVLVCSSVVVYSALVAPSVSADDAAAKEGEVKKITYEDHIKPIFREKCLTCHNQGEAKGGLALDTYGSTMTGGGSGEIVYDGDAESSRLWQLVAHEDTPVMPPEQEKIPEAQINLIKDWINGGLLENSGSKAKKKKANPLAFAGATSGKPEGGGAMPEAVIQQPVVISERAGAATSIAASPWAPLVAIGGQRQIVLYNTDTAELVGILPFPEGLIQSLRFSRNGAFLIAGGGADASRGMVTVYDVKTGDRLSVVGDELDTVLGADVNDRMTRIALGGPQKMLRIYDLADGELLFDIKKHTDWIYDVAYSPDGVLLASCDRAAGLLVWEAETGRNYLNLTDHKDAINALSWRDDSNVLATASDDGTVKLFEMNEGKVIKSINAHGGGVLDVAFDHKGQLVTCGKDNRVRLWDASGNKKADFPAMPEQVLEVTISHDSKRIIAGDWTGQTLCWNAEDPKAPAQAMPANPQSLEQRIAASTADVAALSAPVTAAETAAKDLQAQIAATTDQKNTAVAAQQQKTQQAEQKKAEKTAAEQAVAALTNQRNQLRGDADQKQQALQGSLEKLKTDAAVEPQVAAQEKALADSLQKVAAKREELVGKQNAVKQLAAAEAALRAEAEKMKPAIAAADKKLAELNDKLTAAQATVTSAKTARDAAAAKLQQLQQALTQFQQRGAELAKAAEAAGDDENGQRVKDQAALFSTAYAQ, encoded by the coding sequence ATGTTGCGATACCCATTTTCCCGTCTGTTGGCTGGCGTCCTGGTTTGTTCGTCGGTTGTCGTCTACTCGGCGCTGGTCGCTCCCTCGGTATCGGCCGATGACGCGGCCGCCAAAGAGGGCGAAGTCAAGAAGATCACTTACGAAGATCACATCAAACCGATCTTCCGTGAAAAATGCTTAACTTGCCACAACCAAGGCGAAGCCAAAGGTGGCTTAGCCCTGGATACCTACGGCAGCACCATGACCGGCGGGGGCAGTGGGGAAATCGTTTATGACGGGGACGCGGAAAGCAGCCGACTGTGGCAGCTGGTCGCGCATGAAGACACGCCGGTGATGCCGCCCGAACAAGAGAAAATCCCCGAAGCCCAGATCAACCTTATCAAGGACTGGATCAACGGCGGGTTGCTGGAGAACTCTGGTTCCAAAGCCAAGAAGAAGAAAGCCAATCCGCTGGCCTTCGCCGGCGCCACGTCCGGCAAGCCCGAAGGTGGTGGAGCGATGCCCGAAGCAGTGATCCAACAACCAGTGGTGATCAGCGAACGAGCCGGCGCTGCCACGTCGATCGCCGCCAGTCCTTGGGCTCCCTTGGTGGCCATCGGCGGACAACGCCAAATCGTGCTGTATAACACCGATACCGCCGAATTGGTCGGCATCCTCCCGTTTCCCGAAGGCCTGATTCAGTCCTTGCGTTTCAGCCGCAACGGAGCGTTCCTCATCGCCGGTGGCGGAGCGGACGCTTCCCGCGGAATGGTTACGGTCTACGACGTCAAAACCGGTGACCGACTGTCGGTCGTGGGCGACGAACTGGACACGGTCTTGGGCGCCGACGTCAACGACCGGATGACGCGAATCGCTCTGGGCGGCCCCCAGAAAATGCTCCGCATCTACGACCTGGCCGACGGCGAACTGCTGTTCGACATCAAGAAACACACCGACTGGATCTATGACGTCGCCTACAGCCCCGATGGCGTGCTTTTGGCCTCCTGCGACCGGGCCGCCGGACTGTTGGTATGGGAAGCGGAAACGGGACGCAATTACTTGAACCTGACCGATCACAAAGACGCCATCAATGCACTCTCTTGGCGTGACGACAGCAACGTCCTAGCCACCGCCAGCGATGACGGCACCGTCAAACTGTTCGAGATGAACGAAGGCAAAGTCATCAAAAGCATCAACGCTCACGGTGGCGGCGTGCTGGATGTGGCTTTCGACCACAAAGGCCAATTGGTGACCTGCGGCAAAGACAACCGTGTCCGACTGTGGGACGCCTCGGGCAATAAAAAGGCCGACTTCCCGGCCATGCCCGAACAGGTCTTGGAGGTCACCATCTCGCACGACAGCAAACGCATCATCGCCGGCGATTGGACCGGGCAGACGCTGTGCTGGAACGCCGAAGATCCCAAAGCTCCTGCCCAGGCGATGCCCGCCAATCCGCAGTCGCTGGAACAACGCATCGCCGCCAGCACCGCCGACGTCGCCGCCTTGTCAGCGCCGGTCACCGCCGCGGAAACGGCCGCCAAGGACCTGCAAGCTCAGATCGCCGCGACCACCGATCAGAAAAACACCGCCGTTGCGGCCCAGCAGCAGAAAACGCAGCAGGCCGAACAGAAGAAAGCGGAGAAGACAGCCGCCGAACAAGCCGTTGCAGCGCTGACCAACCAGCGAAATCAACTGCGCGGCGACGCCGATCAGAAACAACAAGCCCTGCAGGGTTCGCTAGAAAAACTGAAAACCGACGCCGCCGTTGAACCCCAGGTGGCCGCCCAAGAAAAAGCCTTGGCCGATTCGCTGCAGAAAGTTGCCGCCAAACGTGAAGAGCTGGTCGGTAAACAGAATGCCGTGAAGCAGCTGGCCGCCGCGGAAGCCGCACTGCGAGCCGAAGCGGAAAAGATGAAGCCCGCCATCGCTGCGGCGGACAAAAAGCTGGCCGAATTGAACGACAAGCTGACCGCCGCCCAGGCCACCGTGACCAGCGCGAAAACGGCCCGCGATGCTGCCGCCGCCAAACTGCAACAACTGCAACAGGCGCTCACGCAGTTCCAACAACGCGGCGCGGAACTGGCCAAGGCCGCCGAAGCTGCGGGCGACGACGAAAACGGCCAGCGGGTCAAAGACCAAGCCGCCCTCTTCAGCACCGCCTACGCCCAGTAG